In the Oncorhynchus keta strain PuntledgeMale-10-30-2019 chromosome 29, Oket_V2, whole genome shotgun sequence genome, one interval contains:
- the LOC118373774 gene encoding ELMO domain-containing protein 2-like, whose amino-acid sequence MFGSIWGYFYTSFLRYWLKWFIRQVTGKCELQRICAGYKPGAPRTTKAEYSLKNSKSKLLRAAVDVEEDGLEKHLDLVMREKNVKTQRDPTFKVNLKLCLLQITGYRNLFTSVEELREENFDSDKVQHEEMLLKLWDLLMPEVKLESRVTKQWGDIGFQGDDPKTDFRGMGMLGLTNLVFFSENYTEEARQVLSHANHPKLGYSYAIVGINLTEMAYSLLKSGALKPHFYNTVSGRPQLQHLHQLFCYLVYKFDKFWVEEEPESIMEFNHYREKFHDNIKIQLLDPAVALTMTDSPRSN is encoded by the exons ATGTTCGGCAGCATCTGGGGATACTTCTACACATCCTTCCTTAGATACTGGCTGAAGTGGTTCATCAGACAGGTGACAGGGAAATGCGAGCTGCAAAGGATTTGTGCCGGCTACAAGCCTGGGGCGCCCAGGACAACGAAAGCAG AATACTCACTGAAGAACTCCAAATCTAAG ctatTAAGAGCTGctgtggatgtggaggaggatggTTTGGAGAAGCATCTGGATCTTGTCATGAGGGAAAAGAATGTCAAAACGCAGAGGGATCCCAC GTTTAAGGTGAATCTGAAGCTGTGTCTCTTACAAATAACGGGATACAGGAACTTATTCACGTCCGTGGAAGAGTTGAGGGAGGAGAATTTTGACTCTGATAAAGTCCAACACGAGGAAATGCTTTTGAAG TTATGGGATCTGTTGATGCCCGAGGTCAAACTGGAGTCCAGAGTTACCAAACAGTGGGGCGACATTGGTTTCCAAGGTGATGACCCCAAGACTGACTTCCGAGGAATGGGCATGTTGGGCCTAACCAACCTTGT GTTCTTTAGTGAGAACTACACTGAAGAGGCTCGGCAAGTGCTGTCACACGCAAACCATCCCAAACTGGG GTACTCCTATGCCATAGTGGGTATCAACCTGACGGAGATGGCATACAGTTTACTGAAGAGTGGTGCTCTCAAACCCCACTTCTACAACACGGTGTCTGGGAGACCCCAACTGCAGCACCTCCATCAGCTGTTCT GTTACCTGGTGTACAAGTTTGATAAGTTCTGGGTGGAGGAGGAGCCCGAGAGCATCATGGAGTTCAACCACTACAGGGAAAAGTTCCACGACAATATCAAGATTCAACTACTGGACCCCGCCGTCGCCCTCACCATGACGGATAGTCCAAGAAGTAACTGA
- the LOC118373772 gene encoding G protein-regulated inducer of neurite outgrowth 3-like, translating into MGTNPTRTVTVQMVPNLAGVEALGNQESNANWAKEPNLNLTQGCPAPTTTPAPVVTEHTQVNLCLTTPNTTSRIQSTGHGQPVGGGVGSNTNTTFSTNGEGGKSASEHVIGIEQQMVLTCRGGVSVTEATAEGRRDGNANLTALTPTAAAEEKEKHICKASLSSAITSSKVDVHTNYCREKEPGGAGAGEGCAAKPSPEPTAVQSATVRVSAVAKEESLLEGDNKNATTPNQHPPQTCDPKHTSASEVLTSLPTPKQGKAEGAAVTSNKVAPPPYKSKEADNSATTQSLSPLPSPATNPTPPERPLQASKENRPKTNSQNSPSQMEYNKTAATSQPEQTKETAVAPVNAAVTITPPSSDSKENVGLRNKASSPAPPEKKDLKPTPVAKTEICLDKHLQAASSESSSQKDSPSSPNEAQQNQQPEPQQSQNQQPEAQQGQNQQPEAQQSQNQQPEAQQGQNQQPAHHAAQVTDEAVQTASVSEEMQQKAHCKLYREASTMTRTPSATPTATPTHSKQGQDVEVQAVADVCSRAVSTSPSLFPLPPPYRSTDRGAALREEAAAESLSVIYQVPLHQIHMGSSPSCPPPPNYTAGLRSGSERLTLEAGLCSSQSAGVVLHAEEAVAALHAEVARLGAKPKDLAVGGAAALCNIQQRGALPPLQPVYQINIEPSGGQNEPIAKANHHQHGGEKAVADSQSKPNAAEKPKVSNEAQTVPTQPAKPPSAKAPSPLSPTAASKTKSSDNKAAPPPSQSTPSVTKPSQASTTTSKKAEDVKPKTAVKAAKQSIVKGVGGVKALLGKKKQEQLEPERKEKEDEDEEGKQKGEKSVHDVLWDEQGMTWEVYGASVDPESLGFAIQSHLQCKIKEQEKKVVTQSSLRKSISVPPVVPDSPSTVAVDDANSRKNKRRQQNVFRSMLKNIRRPKCCAHPPPTAVLE; encoded by the coding sequence ATGGGAACCAACCCAACAAGGACAGTGACGGTCCAAATGGTCCCTAATCTGGCTGGAGTGGAAGCTCTGGGAAACCAGGAGTCTAACGCCAACTGGGCTAAAGAACCTAACCTGAACCTCACCCAGGGTTGCCCTGCCCCCACCACTACCCCTGCCCCTGTCgttacagaacacacacaggttaACCTGTGTCTGACAACCCCCAACACAACTTCCAGGATCCAATCAACTGGCCATGGACAACCGGTTGGCGGAGGAGTGGGGTCCAACACCAACACAACTTTCTCGACCAATGGCGAAGGAGGGAAATCGGCATCGGAGCATGTGATTGGAATAGAGCAGCAGATGGTATTGACATGCCGAGGAGGTGTGAGTGTAACCGAGGCGACGGCAGAGGGCCGTAGGGACGGCAACGCCAATTTGACAGCGTTAACCCCCACAGCCGCCGCCGAGGAGAAGGAGAAGCATATCTGTAAGGCAAGCCTGTCGTCCGCCATTACATCATCAAAGGTTGACGTGCATACAAATTACTGCAGAGAGAAAGAGCCTGGTGGAGCAGGGGCGGGGGAGGGGTGTGCAGCCAAGCCATCGCCAGAGCCCACAGCAGTACAGAGTGCTACAGTCAGAGTTTCTGCAGTAGCTAAAGAGGAGTCACTACTAGAAGGGGACAACAAAAACGCAACCACACCAAATCAACATCCCCCTCAGACCTGTGATCCAAAGCATACCTCGGCCTCTGAAGTGCTGACGTCTCTGCCGACTCCCAAACAAGGTAAGGCAGAGGGAGCTGCagtgacttcaaacaaggttgcTCCACCTCCTTACAAATCAAAAGAGGCTGATAATAGTGCTACAACACAGAGTCTCTCACCTTTACCTAGCCCTGCCACCAACCCTACTCCACCAGAACGTCCTCTACAGGCCTCTAAAGAAAATAGGCCCAAGACAAACTCTCAGAACTCTCCTTCCCAAATGGAATATAATAAAACGGCAGCTACATCACAGCCGGAACAGACCAAGGAGACTGCAGTAGCTCCTGTCAATGCTGCCGTCACCATCACGCCTCCATCATCAGACAGCAAGGAGAACGTAGGGCTTAGGAATAAGGCCTCAAGTCCGGCACCTCCCGAGAAGAAGGATTTAAAACCTACTCCAGTAGCAAAGACAGAGATCTGCTTAGATAAACACCTGCAGGCGGCATCGTCAGAGTCTTCATCACAGAAGGATTCTCCCTCGTCACCCAACGAGGCCCAACAGAACCAACAGCCGGAGCCCCAACAGAGCCAGAACCAACAGCCTGAGGCCCAACAGGGCCAGAACCAACAGCCTGAGGCCCAACAGAGCCAGAACCAACAGCCTGAGGCCCAACAGGGCCAGAACCAGCAGCCTGCCCACCATGCAGCACAAGTGACAGATGAAGCCGTCCAGACTGCCTCGGTCTCGGAGGAGATGCAACAGAAAGCCCACTGCAAACTATACCGGGAGGCCTCCACCATGACCCGCACCCCCTCCGCCACACCCACCGCCACCCCCACCCATAGCAAGCAGGGCCAAGACGTGGAGGTCCAGGCAGTGGCTGACGTGTGCAGCCGGgcggtctccaccagccccagcCTGTTTCCTCTGCCCCCGCCCTACAGGTCCACTGATAGAGGTGCTGCCCTGAGGGAGGAAGCAGCAGCTGAGAGCCTGTCTGTGATCTACCAGGTGCCCCTCCACCAGATTCACATGGGCAGCAGTCCATCCTGCCCCCCGCCACCTAACTACACCGCAGGTCTCAGGTCCGGGTCAGAGCGATTGACCCTGGAGGCGGGGTTATGCTCCAGTCAGAGTGCCGGGGTGGTGCTCCATGCAGAGGAGGCGGTGGCGGCCCTCCATGCAGAGGTCGCCAGGCTGGGGGCCAAGCCTAAAGACCTGGCAGTCGGGGGGGCAGCAGCGCTATGCAACATCCAGCAGAGAGGAGCACTCCCGCCTCTGCAGCCCGTCTACCAGATCAACATTGAGCCGAGCGGCGGCCAAAACGAGCCGATAGCTAAAGCGAATCATCACCAGCATGGAGGCGAGAAGGCAGTGGCAGACTCCCAATCCAAACCCAATGCAGCAGAGAAACCAAAGGTGTCTAATGAAGCGCAGACCGTGCCAACGCAGCCTGCCAAGCCTCCCTCTGCTAAAGCTCCATCCCCCTTGTCGCCAACTGCCGCAAGCAAGACCAAATCCTCCGACAATAAGGCTGCTCCTCCTCCTTCGCAGTCAACTCCTTCCGTTACCAAGCCCAGCCAGGCCTCAACGACAACCTCCAAAAAAGCAGAGGACGTTAAACCCAAGACCGCAGTCAAAGCAGCGAAGCAGAGCATTGTTAAGGGGGTTGGGGGCGTTAAGGCTTTGTTGGGCAAGAAGAAGCAGGAGCAGCTGgagccggagaggaaggaaaaggAGGACGAAGACGAGGAGGGGaaacagaaaggagagaagagcGTGCACGATGTGCTGTGGGACGAGCAGGGGATGACCTGGGAGGTGTACGGAGCATCCGTTGACCCCGAGTCCCTTGGCTTTGCCATTCAGAGCCACCTGCAGTGTAAGATCAAAGAACAAGAGAAGAAGGTCGTGACCCAGTCATCACTCAGGAAGTCCATCTCAGTGCCGCCGGTGGTGCCCGACTCGCCCTCCACCGTTGCCGTGGACGACGCCAACAGCAGGAAAAACAAGAGGAGGCAGCAGAACGTTTTCAGGTCCATGCTGAAAAATATCAGACGGCCCAAGTGCTGCGCACACCCTCCCCCTACCGCCGTGCTGGAGTGA